In one window of Leifsonia sp. NPDC080035 DNA:
- a CDS encoding PaaI family thioesterase, with protein MPSLSGLEYLHRMIAGELPPPPIASLMGMTLTEAEPGKAVFVCDPDESHYNPIGTVHGGLVCTLLDSALGCAVQSTLPQGQGYTSIEIKVNYLRPVFATSGPLTCVATVTKPGNRVAFADGVVTDGSGKTVATATGSLLVFPIA; from the coding sequence ATGCCGAGCCTCAGCGGCCTGGAGTACCTGCACCGGATGATCGCGGGGGAGCTGCCTCCGCCTCCTATCGCGAGCCTGATGGGGATGACCCTGACCGAGGCGGAGCCGGGCAAGGCGGTGTTCGTGTGCGACCCGGACGAGTCACACTACAACCCCATCGGGACAGTGCACGGCGGCTTGGTCTGCACTCTCCTGGACTCGGCGCTCGGCTGCGCGGTGCAGTCGACGCTGCCGCAGGGGCAGGGCTACACGTCGATCGAGATCAAAGTCAACTACCTGCGCCCGGTCTTCGCGACCAGCGGCCCGCTCACCTGCGTCGCCACCGTGACGAAGCCGGGAAACCGGGTCGCCTTCGCCGACGGCGTCGTGACGGACGGCTCCGGCAAGACGGTCGCGACCGCCACGGGCTCGCTCCTCGTCTTCCCGATCGCCTGA